In Streptomyces sp. SN-593, a single genomic region encodes these proteins:
- a CDS encoding HK97 family phage prohead protease, producing MSDLTARAERPTTIQRRSVAFRDVELRAVPDGTGGSTLTFTGYATVYDIGYEMSDWLGGFTEVMRAGAATKTLNEGADVPFLINHGGLTLARTKSGTLRLADDTTGLHTEAGLDPRNNAVQDLQSAMERGDVDEMSLAFWITRQQWSPDYDQRDILEINLNKGDVSVVNYGANPNTAGAQMNARDLAERAARLPEDEQRALYERLAARFAPAAEETPAQAGGDLDFYLAQAAVIGL from the coding sequence ATGTCTGACCTCACCGCCCGGGCTGAGCGGCCCACCACCATCCAGCGCCGCAGCGTGGCGTTCCGGGACGTCGAGCTGCGCGCCGTGCCGGACGGCACCGGCGGCAGCACCCTGACGTTCACCGGCTACGCCACGGTCTACGACATCGGCTACGAGATGTCGGACTGGCTCGGCGGTTTCACCGAGGTGATGCGGGCCGGCGCGGCCACGAAGACCCTCAACGAGGGCGCGGACGTGCCGTTCCTGATCAACCACGGCGGGCTGACGCTGGCGCGCACGAAGTCCGGGACGCTTCGGCTCGCCGACGACACCACCGGCCTGCACACCGAGGCCGGACTCGACCCGCGCAACAACGCCGTCCAGGACCTGCAGTCGGCGATGGAGCGCGGCGACGTTGACGAGATGAGCCTGGCGTTCTGGATCACCCGCCAGCAGTGGAGCCCGGACTACGACCAGCGGGACATCCTGGAGATCAACCTCAACAAGGGCGACGTGTCGGTGGTCAACTACGGCGCGAACCCGAACACCGCCGGCGCGCAGATGAACGCCCGGGACCTGGCCGAGCGGGCCGCCCGGCTGCCGGAGGACGAGCAGCGCGCCCTGTACGAGCGCCTGGCCGCGCGCTTCGCCCCCGCGGCCGAGGAGACGCCGGCGCAGGCCGGCGGGGACCTTGACTTCTACCTGGCCCAGGCCGCCGTCATCGGCCTGTGA
- a CDS encoding phage major capsid protein, with the protein MDIAEMIKSLQETRAAKRKTLDALLEKVQNDKRNKLTDDERRDFEAGKGEIAEIDLRIAELDEQLRGDQAAEETRRRYDLKPEVEVRSEPLTYERGSGHSYFLDLARMQLNRGDADGGVAAAAARLQRHGQEMNVEFPKRERARQKAAERDRDDLDKVVRSRGRGTIFEKRVNPNRTDGQGGYFVPPLWLVDDYIDLPRFGRTFANTVRNMELPPGTDSINVPKVATGTKVGVQTADAAAVTSQDLTDTYVTAPVRTLAGQQDVAMQLLDQSPAGFDEITFADLIADYNMQLDTQCWTGTGNNGQLKGALNVTGINAITYTSETPTLPELYTPMMQALSQSATKRKVMPSAVFLTPSRWFWMAAQLDDQNRPFILPETQAPFNPLALQTGGDVEGPVGRVLQFPLLADGNIPSTLGTGTNEDRIATMRTSDLFLWEGSMRTRVLTEILSGTLQVRFQVYNYAAFMPDRRPETISVISGTGLVAPTGF; encoded by the coding sequence GTGGACATCGCGGAGATGATCAAGAGCCTCCAGGAGACGCGTGCCGCGAAGCGCAAGACGCTCGACGCTCTCCTGGAGAAGGTCCAGAACGACAAGCGCAACAAGCTCACCGACGACGAGCGGCGCGACTTCGAGGCCGGCAAGGGTGAGATCGCCGAAATCGACCTGCGCATCGCGGAGCTGGACGAGCAGCTGCGCGGCGACCAGGCCGCCGAGGAGACCCGCCGCCGCTACGACCTCAAGCCGGAGGTCGAGGTGCGCTCCGAGCCGCTGACCTACGAGCGCGGCTCCGGGCACTCCTACTTCCTGGACCTGGCCCGGATGCAGCTCAACCGGGGCGACGCCGACGGCGGCGTGGCCGCCGCGGCCGCGCGCCTGCAGCGGCACGGCCAGGAGATGAACGTGGAGTTCCCCAAGCGGGAGCGCGCCCGGCAGAAGGCCGCCGAGCGCGACCGCGACGACCTGGACAAGGTCGTGCGCAGCCGCGGGCGGGGCACGATCTTCGAGAAGCGCGTCAACCCCAACCGGACCGACGGCCAGGGCGGGTACTTCGTGCCGCCGCTGTGGCTGGTCGACGACTACATCGACCTGCCCCGGTTCGGCCGGACCTTCGCGAACACCGTGCGGAACATGGAGCTGCCGCCCGGCACCGACAGCATCAACGTGCCCAAGGTCGCCACCGGCACCAAGGTCGGTGTGCAGACCGCCGACGCCGCCGCGGTCACCAGCCAGGACCTGACGGACACCTACGTCACCGCGCCGGTGCGGACGCTGGCCGGCCAGCAGGACGTCGCGATGCAGCTGCTCGACCAGTCCCCGGCCGGGTTCGACGAGATCACCTTCGCGGACCTGATCGCCGACTACAACATGCAGCTGGACACCCAGTGCTGGACCGGCACCGGCAACAACGGGCAGCTCAAGGGCGCCCTGAACGTGACGGGCATCAACGCGATCACCTACACCTCCGAGACGCCGACGCTGCCGGAGCTGTACACCCCGATGATGCAGGCGCTCAGCCAGTCCGCGACCAAGCGGAAGGTGATGCCGTCCGCGGTGTTCCTCACCCCGAGCCGCTGGTTCTGGATGGCCGCCCAGCTCGACGACCAGAACCGGCCGTTCATCCTCCCGGAGACCCAGGCCCCCTTCAACCCGCTGGCGCTGCAGACCGGCGGCGACGTCGAGGGCCCGGTTGGCCGCGTGCTGCAGTTCCCGCTGCTGGCCGACGGGAACATCCCCTCCACCCTCGGCACGGGCACCAACGAGGACCGCATCGCCACGATGCGCACCTCCGACCTGTTCCTGTGGGAGGGCTCGATGCGCACCCGCGTCCTGACCGAGATCCTGTCCGGCACGCTGCAGGTCCGCTTCCAGGTCTACAACTACGCGGCGTTCATGCCCGACCGGCGCCCGGAGACGATCTCCGTCATCTCCGGTACCGGCCTGGTCGCCCCGACCGGTTTCTGA
- a CDS encoding phage tail tube protein produces the protein MPQPTFRSFLGIGLETTAGEAVDATAFIPVKTMSPSDKLTLLDDQGMRGSMVQTYDKIAGPIWSEYGFDGDVFPDTAGWMLAGILGDIATTGAAAPYTHTMSLLNSGNGQPPSYTLSDFYTIATRQFAGLMFSEVGIKFSGDGMLTYSAKATALASTTADAPVPSYTGVPPLAGWVGQISIGGSSAAFVTDGECTLKRDITVVHTSDGTQAPYALWAGPLSVSGKLTLVMEDDTHYLNYLNNSKPPLDITYSQGAGAAAVAVGLHMSKAAYTAAEIGRGKDYIELSVDYEALANTTDAGTSGGYSPIKATLTNAVAASTYT, from the coding sequence ATGCCCCAGCCCACATTCCGGTCGTTCCTCGGCATCGGCCTGGAGACCACCGCCGGCGAGGCCGTCGACGCGACCGCGTTCATCCCGGTCAAGACCATGAGCCCCAGCGACAAGCTGACGCTCCTGGACGACCAGGGCATGCGCGGCTCCATGGTCCAGACGTATGACAAGATCGCCGGTCCGATCTGGTCGGAGTACGGATTCGACGGCGACGTGTTCCCCGACACCGCCGGCTGGATGCTCGCCGGCATCCTCGGCGACATCGCCACCACCGGCGCCGCCGCCCCGTACACGCACACCATGTCGCTGCTCAACTCCGGCAACGGTCAGCCCCCGTCGTACACCCTCTCCGACTTCTACACGATCGCCACCCGGCAGTTCGCCGGCCTGATGTTCTCCGAGGTCGGCATCAAGTTCTCCGGCGACGGGATGCTGACCTACTCCGCGAAGGCAACCGCGCTCGCTTCCACCACCGCCGACGCGCCGGTCCCCTCCTACACCGGGGTGCCGCCGCTGGCCGGCTGGGTCGGGCAGATCTCCATCGGCGGCAGCAGCGCGGCGTTCGTCACCGACGGGGAGTGCACCCTCAAGCGGGACATCACCGTCGTCCACACCTCCGACGGCACCCAGGCCCCCTACGCGCTGTGGGCTGGCCCGCTGTCGGTCTCCGGGAAGCTCACGCTGGTGATGGAGGACGACACCCACTACCTGAACTACCTCAACAACTCCAAGCCGCCCCTGGACATCACCTACAGCCAGGGCGCCGGCGCGGCCGCGGTCGCGGTCGGCCTGCACATGAGCAAGGCGGCGTACACGGCCGCCGAGATCGGCCGCGGCAAGGACTACATCGAGCTGTCCGTCGACTACGAGGCCCTGGCGAACACCACGGACGCCGGCACCTCCGGCGGCTACTCCCCGATCAAGGCGACGCTGACCAACGCGGTCGCCGCCTCCACCTACACGTAA